The following are encoded together in the Streptococcus oralis genome:
- a CDS encoding MvaI/BcnI family restriction endonuclease: MQFIPYDDELEVINAIHKYNSNDYTVIRLTQTMLSKSIIDANGFLRKMLLDNDLLDFEKLTDKVYLTANLVLEDQQHEVKISFYKANKRGDERFWISGLGEFIRSSQINVNDLIYITVDNRKELTLFNVTRSIPQNSTIIQLFGQDKVEDSLNRLIPRIRLIAKQGFHRNSKGVGKIAPKDAGDTLESLLGIKTNNSQEADFEGIIELKSKSSKTLDTLFTLRPDFEGTPVAEFETNDRSRVSAFSRLYGYDSDKHLGYKSLYITIGSEENPQNNQGFYLEVNDRDNIVELRKQENKKTILAAFWTFKALEEELHKKHPATLWVKVESKMDGEVGQFKYIEAELTRSPQFMTFLSLIKSGAITYDWRGYTTPSGKYAGKNHGNAWRIKNKQRSLLFGSTEIIDLNI, translated from the coding sequence ATGCAATTTATTCCATATGACGACGAATTAGAAGTTATCAACGCTATACATAAGTATAATTCTAATGATTATACTGTTATCAGACTGACGCAAACTATGTTAAGTAAAAGTATTATCGATGCAAATGGTTTTTTAAGGAAAATGTTGTTAGATAATGATTTATTGGATTTCGAAAAATTGACTGACAAAGTTTATTTAACGGCTAATCTTGTATTGGAAGACCAGCAACATGAAGTGAAAATAAGTTTCTATAAAGCCAATAAAAGAGGCGATGAGCGATTTTGGATATCTGGATTGGGAGAGTTCATTAGATCATCTCAAATCAATGTTAACGATTTAATCTATATTACTGTAGACAATCGAAAAGAACTTACTCTATTTAATGTGACGAGAAGTATTCCTCAAAACAGTACTATCATACAGCTATTTGGACAAGATAAGGTCGAAGATTCATTAAATAGATTGATTCCACGGATCAGACTCATAGCAAAACAAGGTTTTCATAGAAATTCAAAAGGTGTAGGTAAGATTGCACCGAAGGATGCCGGGGATACTCTAGAGTCGCTTTTGGGAATTAAAACCAATAACAGTCAAGAAGCTGATTTTGAAGGAATTATTGAGCTAAAATCAAAATCCTCCAAAACGTTAGATACCTTATTTACCCTACGCCCAGATTTTGAAGGAACACCTGTTGCAGAGTTTGAAACGAATGATAGAAGTAGAGTGTCAGCATTTTCTCGCTTATATGGTTATGATTCAGATAAGCATTTAGGATATAAGAGTTTATATATTACAATAGGTTCAGAAGAAAATCCTCAAAATAATCAGGGTTTTTATCTGGAAGTTAATGATAGAGATAATATTGTTGAATTGCGAAAACAAGAAAATAAGAAGACTATCTTAGCTGCTTTTTGGACATTCAAAGCATTAGAGGAAGAATTGCATAAAAAACACCCGGCTACTTTGTGGGTGAAAGTTGAATCTAAAATGGACGGTGAAGTAGGTCAATTCAAGTATATTGAAGCGGAGTTAACTCGCTCACCACAATTTATGACTTTTCTTTCTTTGATAAAATCAGGCGCAATTACATATGACTGGCGTGGCTATACGACTCCATCGGGTAAGTATGCTGGTAAGAATCATGGTAATGCTTGGAGGATAAAAAATAAGCAAAGAAGTTTGTTGTTTGGTAGTACGGAAATTATTGACTTAAATATTTAG
- a CDS encoding HAD family hydrolase has product MDAVIFDLDGLLADTEIISLKVYQELLKDFGIPFTEETYSREYSGHREEENVQRFLDTYDLPWNFDQTLEKVYELEARILVKGVNLKKGAKNLLAFLQREGIPIALATSSVESRARMILDSNGILSLFDHLVFAKDVKRSKPYPDIFLKACSDLNVLPENCLVLEDSEAGIEAAYRAGIPVICIPDLKMPAQSFLNKTEQVFQDLDAVRDYLESKKENQ; this is encoded by the coding sequence ATGGACGCTGTAATATTTGATTTAGATGGCTTATTAGCTGATACTGAGATCATTTCTCTAAAAGTTTATCAAGAATTGCTTAAAGATTTTGGAATTCCTTTCACAGAAGAAACATATTCTAGAGAATACAGTGGACATAGGGAAGAGGAGAATGTTCAACGATTTTTAGATACCTATGATTTACCTTGGAACTTTGACCAAACCTTGGAAAAAGTTTATGAACTGGAAGCTCGAATATTGGTCAAAGGTGTAAATTTAAAAAAAGGTGCTAAAAATTTGCTTGCTTTTTTGCAAAGAGAAGGTATTCCAATCGCTCTAGCAACTTCAAGTGTTGAATCTAGAGCTAGAATGATTTTGGATAGTAATGGTATACTGTCCCTATTTGACCATTTAGTTTTTGCAAAAGATGTAAAGCGAAGCAAACCTTACCCTGATATATTTTTAAAGGCCTGTAGTGATTTGAATGTTTTACCAGAGAATTGCTTAGTATTAGAGGATAGTGAAGCAGGGATTGAAGCAGCGTATAGAGCTGGGATACCAGTTATTTGTATTCCAGACTTGAAAATGCCAGCACAGTCTTTCTTAAATAAAACAGAACAAGTTTTTCAGGATTTAGATGCTGTCAGAGACTATTTAGAAAGTAAGAAGGAGAATCAATGA
- a CDS encoding dsDNA nuclease domain-containing protein has protein sequence MVKDNGGSIAQKGFNYQNCVISLVAIRNYNKSNFSIYVETDEDFEVTYDDSYHAYIQVKGQKNMSLKKLLQETKERPSIFEKNLSSGTNDSIYKIVVYNFKESDLNEMQEQIDTEELFSSSWLLSDNQKKEVNNPRVDNFALVKTAFDNNIIDAKTFLKGEMANQRVSIDNRDDVIINELLQQIVQKSEKEVHTIADKELKKITSEELNLILQKVTAKARFDKELDKFGFTEIKNEKIKKEEKKIILEYITAKKSVVNFLNSDENSLENESVTTLIPKTFMLPEMETLSENSRYAVGISAYCDILEGIANE, from the coding sequence ATGGTAAAAGATAATGGGGGATCAATTGCGCAAAAAGGCTTTAATTATCAAAATTGCGTTATATCTTTAGTTGCGATTAGAAACTATAATAAGTCCAATTTTTCAATATATGTTGAGACGGATGAGGATTTTGAAGTTACTTATGATGATAGCTATCATGCTTATATACAGGTCAAAGGTCAGAAAAACATGAGTCTCAAAAAGTTATTACAAGAAACAAAGGAACGACCTTCTATCTTTGAAAAGAATCTTTCTTCAGGGACAAACGATTCTATTTATAAAATTGTAGTATATAATTTTAAAGAAAGCGATTTAAATGAAATGCAAGAACAGATAGATACAGAAGAACTTTTTTCTAGTTCATGGCTGTTATCTGATAATCAAAAGAAGGAAGTTAATAATCCGAGGGTAGATAATTTTGCTTTGGTAAAAACTGCTTTTGATAATAACATTATCGATGCTAAAACATTTTTAAAGGGAGAGATGGCAAATCAAAGGGTCTCTATTGATAATAGAGATGATGTAATTATTAACGAATTATTGCAGCAAATTGTCCAAAAATCTGAAAAAGAAGTGCATACGATTGCAGATAAAGAACTCAAAAAGATTACATCAGAAGAGCTAAATTTAATCTTACAAAAAGTAACTGCAAAGGCACGATTTGATAAAGAACTTGATAAATTTGGTTTTACTGAAATTAAGAATGAGAAAATAAAGAAAGAAGAAAAAAAGATTATATTAGAATATATAACTGCTAAAAAATCTGTCGTCAATTTTTTGAACAGTGATGAAAATAGTTTAGAAAATGAATCGGTAACAACATTAATACCTAAAACATTTATGTTACCTGAAATGGAAACATTATCAGAAAACAGTAGATATGCTGTAGGAATATCGGCGTATTGCGATATTTTGGAGGGAATTGCTAATGAGTAA
- a CDS encoding helix-turn-helix domain-containing protein: protein MERYIKENIERLLYSSKLSQSELSKKTGLSRQTINKLLSPNTNYSPKLSTLVVIANALSINFPELLIRTDKISASKEFFSNSVEEYQNILIQNVKLYLRRWNQFSLSTSDGVRESTISNLVNGKYSDIYFSTIESLADEMGVSLADLFKRGEN from the coding sequence ATGGAGCGTTATATCAAAGAAAATATTGAGCGATTACTTTATTCGAGTAAACTATCGCAAAGTGAGTTATCGAAAAAGACAGGACTTAGCAGGCAGACGATTAACAAATTATTATCTCCAAATACTAATTATAGTCCTAAACTTTCAACCTTGGTAGTGATTGCTAATGCTTTATCAATCAATTTTCCAGAACTTTTGATTAGAACCGACAAGATAAGTGCTTCCAAAGAATTTTTTTCTAATTCTGTGGAGGAATATCAAAATATTCTTATACAAAATGTCAAGCTATATTTGAGAAGATGGAATCAATTTTCATTGAGTACTTCAGATGGAGTTAGAGAGTCTACTATAAGCAATCTTGTAAATGGTAAATATTCAGATATTTATTTTTCAACAATAGAAAGTCTTGCAGATGAAATGGGAGTTTCGCTGGCTGATTTATTTAAGAGAGGAGAAAACTAA
- a CDS encoding UDP-glucose--hexose-1-phosphate uridylyltransferase codes for MSQGVLDAFITEVISESSFEEMDRIYLTNRVLARVGEGVLEIETDLDKVIDLKDQLVEEAVRLETIEDSQTAREILGAELMDLVTPCPSQVNRNFWETYAHSPEQAIGDFYQLSQKNDYIKLKAIAKNIAYRVPSDYGELEITINLSKPEKDPKEIAAAKLVQASNYPQCQLCLENEGYHGRINHPARSNHRIIRFEMVGQEWGFQYSPYAYFNEHCIFLDGQHRPMAISRQSFERLLAIVEQFPGYFAGSNADLPIVGGSILTHDHYQGGRHVFPMELAPMQKTFCFAGFEQVKAGIVKWPMSVLRLTSDSKEDLINLADKILQEWRQYSAPEVQILAETDGTPHHTITPIARKRDGQFELDLVLRDNQTSVEHPDGIYHPHKDVQHIKKENIGLIEVMGLAILPPRLKAEVEQVASYLVGDDEAVASYHQEWADQLKDQHPDLADKEKALEIVKDSVGAIFARVLEDAGVYKQTEQGQVAFMRFVEQVGILPD; via the coding sequence ATGAGTCAAGGAGTTCTAGATGCATTTATCACGGAAGTCATTTCTGAAAGTTCATTCGAAGAAATGGATCGAATCTACCTGACCAATCGTGTTTTAGCACGAGTAGGCGAAGGTGTTTTGGAAATTGAGACGGATTTGGATAAAGTGATTGACCTCAAGGACCAGCTTGTCGAGGAGGCGGTTCGATTAGAGACGATTGAGGATAGTCAGACTGCGCGTGAAATCCTTGGTGCTGAACTGATGGACTTGGTGACCCCTTGTCCAAGTCAGGTTAATCGTAACTTTTGGGAAACCTATGCTCACTCTCCTGAGCAGGCGATAGGGGATTTTTATCAGCTCAGTCAGAAAAATGACTACATCAAACTCAAGGCCATTGCTAAAAATATTGCTTATCGCGTTCCATCAGACTATGGGGAGCTTGAGATTACCATTAACCTCTCTAAACCTGAAAAGGATCCAAAGGAGATTGCGGCAGCTAAGTTGGTGCAAGCTAGCAATTATCCTCAGTGTCAGCTTTGTCTAGAGAATGAGGGCTACCATGGTCGGATAAACCACCCAGCTCGCAGCAATCACCGCATTATCCGTTTCGAAATGGTGGGTCAGGAGTGGGGCTTCCAGTATTCGCCCTATGCTTATTTTAATGAGCACTGTATTTTCTTAGACGGCCAGCACCGTCCCATGGCCATTAGTCGTCAGAGTTTTGAGCGCCTGCTGGCGATTGTAGAGCAATTTCCAGGCTATTTTGCAGGTTCGAATGCCGACCTTCCAATCGTGGGAGGCTCTATTCTGACTCATGATCACTATCAGGGAGGCCGTCACGTATTTCCTATGGAATTGGCTCCCATGCAAAAGACTTTCTGTTTTGCTGGATTTGAGCAAGTCAAGGCTGGGATTGTCAAGTGGCCTATGTCAGTGCTGCGTTTGACCTCGGATTCTAAAGAGGATTTGATCAACTTGGCTGATAAGATATTGCAGGAATGGCGCCAGTATTCAGCCCCTGAAGTCCAGATTTTAGCAGAGACAGACGGGACACCGCATCACACCATTACACCCATTGCCCGTAAACGAGATGGACAGTTTGAATTGGACTTGGTCTTGCGGGACAATCAGACTTCGGTAGAGCATCCGGATGGCATCTATCATCCCCACAAGGATGTCCAACATATCAAGAAGGAAAATATCGGCTTGATTGAGGTCATGGGCTTGGCTATCTTACCACCACGTCTGAAAGCAGAAGTGGAGCAAGTTGCCAGCTATCTTGTAGGCGATGATGAAGCAGTTGCCTCTTATCATCAGGAATGGGCAGACCAGCTCAAAGATCAACATCCGGACCTAGCGGATAAAGAAAAAGCCCTTGAAATCGTCAAGGACTCTGTGGGCGCTATTTTTGCGCGTGTTTTGGAGGACGCAGGGGTTTACAAGCAGACGGAACAAGGACAGGTAGCCTTTATGCGCTTTGTAGAACAGGTAGGAATTTTACCAGACTAG
- a CDS encoding galactokinase yields MTQDLTAEALRKDFLAVFGQEAEQTFFSPGRINLIGEHTDYNGGHVFPAAISLGTYGAARKRDDQVLRFYSANFEDKGIIEVPLADLKFEKDHSWTNYPKGVLHFLQEAGHVIDKGFDFYVYGNIPNGAGLSSSASLELLTGVVAEHLFGLKLDRLDLVKIGKQTENNFIGVNSGIMDQFAIGMGADQRAIYLDTNTLEYDLVPLDLKDNVVVIMNTNKRRELADSKYNERRAECEKAVEELQAALDIQTLGELDEWAFDQYSYLIKDENRLKRARHAVLENQRTLKAQAALQAGDLKTFGRLMNASHVSLEHDYEVTGLELDTLVHTAWTQEGVLGARMTGAGFGGCAIALVQKDVVEAFKEAVGKHYEEVVGYAPSFYIAEVAGGTRVLD; encoded by the coding sequence ATGACACAAGATCTTACTGCTGAAGCCCTTCGCAAAGACTTTCTTGCCGTTTTTGGTCAAGAAGCAGAGCAAACTTTCTTTTCACCAGGTCGTATCAATCTGATTGGTGAACACACGGATTACAATGGTGGGCACGTTTTCCCAGCAGCTATTTCCTTGGGAACTTATGGGGCGGCTCGCAAACGTGACGACCAAGTCTTGCGTTTCTACTCAGCCAACTTTGAGGACAAGGGTATCATCGAAGTGCCTCTTGCTGACCTCAAATTTGAAAAAGATCACAGCTGGACCAACTATCCAAAAGGGGTTCTTCATTTCTTGCAAGAAGCTGGACACGTGATTGACAAAGGGTTTGATTTTTATGTTTATGGAAATATCCCCAATGGTGCAGGCTTGTCCTCTTCAGCATCTTTGGAACTCTTGACTGGTGTTGTGGCAGAGCATCTCTTTGGTTTAAAACTAGACCGTCTGGATTTGGTTAAAATCGGAAAACAAACAGAAAATAACTTTATCGGAGTGAATTCTGGTATTATGGACCAGTTTGCTATCGGTATGGGTGCTGACCAACGTGCCATTTACCTGGATACCAATACGTTAGAATATGACTTGGTGCCACTTGATTTGAAGGACAATGTTGTTGTTATCATGAACACTAATAAACGTCGTGAATTGGCGGACTCTAAGTACAATGAACGCCGTGCTGAGTGTGAAAAAGCTGTGGAAGAATTGCAAGCTGCCTTGGATATTCAGACCTTGGGTGAATTGGACGAGTGGGCCTTTGACCAATACAGCTATCTGATTAAAGATGAAAATCGCTTAAAACGTGCTCGCCATGCTGTGCTTGAAAACCAACGTACTCTTAAAGCTCAAGCAGCACTTCAAGCAGGTGATTTGAAAACATTTGGTCGCTTAATGAATGCTTCTCACGTTTCTCTAGAACATGACTATGAAGTAACTGGCTTGGAATTGGATACCCTCGTTCACACAGCTTGGACTCAGGAAGGTGTTCTTGGTGCTCGTATGACAGGGGCAGGATTTGGTGGCTGTGCCATTGCCTTGGTGCAAAAAGATGTTGTTGAGGCCTTTAAGGAAGCTGTAGGCAAGCACTACGAGGAAGTCGTTGGATATGCTCCAAGCTTCTATATCGCTGAAGTTGCAGGTGGCACTCGCGTTTTAGACTAG
- a CDS encoding DNA cytosine methyltransferase yields the protein MPYAIDLFCGAGGFSEGILQAGFDIIFSSDKSPMVEETYTNRHQQLGLVDGVDTHFELADIKELTSDKIFQSINSLKYGNIFERGSVDVIFGGPPCQGFSRLGKRDSKDPRNMLFHEYLRIIKDVMPRYVVMENVTGILDMQMLDFPSVLDDRIYKGQNLVQSILRNELDELGYTLLDVQVLNAANFGVPQQRNRVVFLAYRNDVTPIEYPESDNDIPSVTVYDALGDLYDGEFDYETDYSVQSRLGRTPNTDGQPIINANPLNMEFSRHDDIVTQRFSLYQQGENRAKAANRIQLEGLELQRDCPNLFTESLFQLNGKTNQPIILKQLKKQDLLQENFQSEKWLQFTNRQLGLLSMNDNDKLRKHHILKSLALRLKTSFEDAELFWNEIKNRLNTEITENQFSNMLRNGELTPAAIEAIFTKKSIRVRLNQDTVSPTMVTLPDDYIHPFFNRVLTVREMARLQSFDDSFVFLGKRTTGGDKRAKETPQFTQVGNAVPPLLAKAIAEQVMIAMNQ from the coding sequence ATGCCCTATGCAATAGACTTATTCTGTGGCGCTGGAGGATTTAGCGAAGGAATCCTACAAGCTGGATTTGATATTATCTTCTCCAGCGATAAAAGCCCTATGGTAGAAGAAACATATACAAACCGACATCAACAATTAGGCTTAGTTGACGGGGTTGACACTCACTTTGAACTTGCTGATATAAAAGAACTTACTTCTGACAAAATATTTCAATCAATAAACTCATTGAAATATGGAAATATCTTTGAAAGAGGTTCTGTAGATGTTATTTTTGGTGGTCCTCCTTGTCAAGGCTTTAGCCGTCTAGGGAAAAGAGATTCTAAAGACCCTAGAAACATGCTCTTCCATGAATATTTGCGTATCATTAAAGACGTTATGCCGCGTTATGTCGTTATGGAAAACGTAACAGGTATTTTAGATATGCAGATGCTTGACTTTCCAAGCGTACTTGATGATAGAATTTACAAAGGACAGAATTTAGTTCAATCCATTCTTAGAAATGAGTTAGACGAGTTAGGATATACTCTACTTGATGTTCAGGTTCTAAATGCTGCAAACTTCGGTGTTCCACAACAAAGAAATCGAGTTGTATTTTTAGCATACCGTAACGATGTAACTCCTATCGAATATCCAGAAAGTGACAACGATATTCCAAGCGTTACTGTTTATGATGCTTTAGGTGATCTTTATGACGGGGAATTTGATTACGAAACAGATTATTCCGTACAAAGCCGATTAGGAAGAACTCCTAACACTGATGGACAACCTATTATAAATGCTAATCCGTTAAATATGGAATTCTCAAGACATGATGATATTGTCACACAGCGATTTTCACTATATCAGCAAGGTGAGAACAGAGCAAAAGCTGCTAATAGAATCCAATTGGAAGGATTGGAATTACAAAGAGATTGCCCAAATCTATTCACAGAAAGTTTATTTCAACTTAATGGTAAAACAAACCAACCTATCATTCTAAAGCAACTAAAAAAACAAGATTTGCTTCAAGAAAATTTTCAATCTGAAAAATGGCTACAATTTACAAATCGCCAACTAGGTTTATTGTCTATGAATGATAATGACAAATTAAGAAAACACCATATTTTAAAATCACTTGCTCTTAGATTAAAAACATCATTTGAAGATGCAGAACTCTTTTGGAATGAAATCAAAAATCGGTTGAATACAGAAATCACTGAAAATCAATTTTCAAACATGTTGAGAAATGGAGAATTAACTCCTGCAGCAATTGAAGCAATCTTTACTAAAAAGAGTATTCGAGTTCGTCTTAACCAAGATACCGTTTCTCCAACCATGGTAACATTACCAGATGACTATATCCACCCATTTTTTAACCGTGTGTTGACTGTAAGAGAAATGGCGCGTCTACAATCATTTGACGATAGTTTTGTATTTCTAGGAAAGCGTACTACTGGGGGCGATAAGCGAGCAAAAGAAACACCTCAATTTACTCAGGTAGGTAACGCTGTCCCACCGTTGCTAGCTAAAGCAATTGCTGAACAAGTCATGATAGCAATGAATCAATAA
- a CDS encoding PaaI family thioesterase: protein MKDFHFDAISAFENYEIEQMRDGHVVVTTKVVDSSLNYYGNAHGGYLFTLCDQISGLVVISLGLDGVTLQSSINYLKAGKLDDVLTIKGECVHQGRTTCVVDVDITNQEGRNVCKATFTMFVTGQRSEERQVRI, encoded by the coding sequence ATGAAAGATTTTCATTTTGACGCTATATCGGCCTTTGAAAATTACGAAATTGAACAAATGAGAGATGGTCACGTTGTGGTGACGACCAAAGTAGTGGACTCGTCGCTCAACTATTATGGCAATGCCCATGGTGGCTATCTCTTCACTCTTTGTGACCAGATCAGTGGTTTGGTGGTCATTTCACTAGGGCTTGATGGAGTGACGCTTCAGTCCTCTATCAACTACCTCAAAGCAGGAAAACTCGACGATGTGCTGACCATTAAAGGAGAATGTGTCCATCAAGGTCGCACAACCTGTGTCGTGGATGTGGATATTACCAATCAAGAAGGCAGAAATGTCTGCAAAGCCACCTTTACCATGTTTGTCACAGGCCAGCGGTCTGAAGAAAGACAGGTAAGGATATAG